The Lactuca sativa cultivar Salinas chromosome 2, Lsat_Salinas_v11, whole genome shotgun sequence genome includes a window with the following:
- the LOC111900227 gene encoding homeobox-leucine zipper protein HAT22 isoform X1, with product MGFHGFAKAELVLELGLNSSSMAENTTKPTKKPYLSFDHPLEPSLSLALSGDSYGGAGGGSSFSNASVKRERDVASEESERVGAINTCGEDGEEDEDGSVNGRKKLRLTKAQSGLLEEAFKLHTSLNPQQQKQKLARDLKLRPRQVEVWFQNRRARTKLKQTEVDCEYLKKCCKRLTDENQRLRQEVHELKTQKLLQPIYMQMPAATLTMCPSCEQNGDTNPASKNIPFTMAPKRDFFSPYSSSSAAC from the exons ATGGGTTTCCATGGGTTTGCCAAGGCTGAACTAGTACTAGAGCTAGGCCTTAATTCATCATCCATGGCTGAAAACACGACGAAGCCCACCAAAAAACCTTACCTGAGCTTCGATCACCCCCTTGAGCCATCGCTAAGCTTGGCTCTTTCAGGTGATTCATATGGTGGTGCCGGTGGTGGCTCATCATTCTCTAATGCGAGTGTGAAGAGGGAAAGAGATGTTGCAAGCGAAGAATCAGAGAGAGTAGGGGCGATTAATACTTGTGGTGAAGAtggtgaagaagatgaagatggtagTGTTAATGGAAGGAAGAAACTCAGGTTAACCAAAGCTCAGTCTGGACTACTTGAGGAAGCCTTTAAATTGCATACCTCTTTGAACCCT CAGCAACAAAAGCAAAAGCTGGCAAGGGACCTCAAGCTAAGGCCGAGACAAGTTGAAGTTTGGTTCCAGAACAGGAGGGCCAG AACGAAACTGAAGCAAACGGAGGTGGATTGCGAGTACTTAAAGAAATGCTGCAAGAGATTAACCGATGAGAATCAAAGACTCCGGCAAGAGGTTCACGAACTGAAAACACAAAAATTGTTGCAACCCATCTACATGCAGATGCCGGCGGCCACTCTCACCATGTGTCCGTCATGTGAACAGAACGGCGACACCAATCCTGCGTCCAAGAACATCCCTTTTACTATGGCTCCTAAAAGAGACTTTTTTAGTCCCTACTCTAGTTCATCAGCAGCTTGTTAA
- the LOC111900227 gene encoding homeobox-leucine zipper protein HAT22 isoform X2 produces the protein MGFHGFAKAELVLELGLNSSSMAENTTKPTKKPYLSFDHPLEPSLSLALSGDSYGGAGGGSSFSNASVKRERDVASEESERVGAINTCGEDGEEDEDGSVNGRKKLRLTKAQSGLLEEAFKLHTSLNPQQKQKLARDLKLRPRQVEVWFQNRRARTKLKQTEVDCEYLKKCCKRLTDENQRLRQEVHELKTQKLLQPIYMQMPAATLTMCPSCEQNGDTNPASKNIPFTMAPKRDFFSPYSSSSAAC, from the exons ATGGGTTTCCATGGGTTTGCCAAGGCTGAACTAGTACTAGAGCTAGGCCTTAATTCATCATCCATGGCTGAAAACACGACGAAGCCCACCAAAAAACCTTACCTGAGCTTCGATCACCCCCTTGAGCCATCGCTAAGCTTGGCTCTTTCAGGTGATTCATATGGTGGTGCCGGTGGTGGCTCATCATTCTCTAATGCGAGTGTGAAGAGGGAAAGAGATGTTGCAAGCGAAGAATCAGAGAGAGTAGGGGCGATTAATACTTGTGGTGAAGAtggtgaagaagatgaagatggtagTGTTAATGGAAGGAAGAAACTCAGGTTAACCAAAGCTCAGTCTGGACTACTTGAGGAAGCCTTTAAATTGCATACCTCTTTGAACCCT CAACAAAAGCAAAAGCTGGCAAGGGACCTCAAGCTAAGGCCGAGACAAGTTGAAGTTTGGTTCCAGAACAGGAGGGCCAG AACGAAACTGAAGCAAACGGAGGTGGATTGCGAGTACTTAAAGAAATGCTGCAAGAGATTAACCGATGAGAATCAAAGACTCCGGCAAGAGGTTCACGAACTGAAAACACAAAAATTGTTGCAACCCATCTACATGCAGATGCCGGCGGCCACTCTCACCATGTGTCCGTCATGTGAACAGAACGGCGACACCAATCCTGCGTCCAAGAACATCCCTTTTACTATGGCTCCTAAAAGAGACTTTTTTAGTCCCTACTCTAGTTCATCAGCAGCTTGTTAA